The Scytonema hofmannii PCC 7110 genome has a segment encoding these proteins:
- a CDS encoding Eco57I restriction-modification methylase domain-containing protein, producing MTATTAIEQRRALLQKQLDEAKTQIERNKLGQFATPTDLATDILEYAKSLLPSDLKIRFLDPAFGTGSFYSALLRVFPASQIVSAVGYEIDPYYGDEAIKLWGNTPLKLKIADFTQATPSNSNEALANLLICNPPYVRHHHLSKVEKLRLHNKTSQTTGIKLSGLAGLYCHFLCISDAWMAENALAGWLIPSGFMDVNYGQQIKEYLLNRVTLLRIHRFYPKDVQFEDALVSSAVVWFKKVLPPTHHTVEFTYGGSLASPLVREQVLVDVLSSTAKWTRFGGASGSPTSKFKPVLLQDLFTIKRGLATGANNFFVLTPEQVSLHRLPTEFLKPILPSPRCLSVDEIEADRVGNPVLDRQLFLLRCDLPNFEVEAKYPALWKYLQLGVKNGISDRYLCKHRSPWYVQENRPPSPFLCTYMGRVDTHRAKPFRFILNHSMATATNVYLMLYPKPALADALSKKPELFKKVWLALNEIKSEVLMGEGRVYGGGLHKLEPKELGLAPADKIFEILSQHQAMCL from the coding sequence AGCCAAAACCCAAATTGAGCGGAACAAGCTGGGTCAGTTTGCCACACCAACTGATTTAGCAACAGATATTTTAGAATATGCCAAGTCACTTTTACCTTCTGACCTCAAAATCCGTTTTCTTGACCCAGCTTTTGGTACTGGCTCCTTCTACTCTGCTTTGTTACGGGTATTTCCAGCATCACAAATTGTTTCAGCAGTTGGATACGAGATCGATCCCTACTACGGGGATGAAGCCATTAAACTTTGGGGTAACACACCACTGAAGTTAAAAATCGCTGACTTTACCCAGGCTACACCTTCTAACAGCAATGAAGCTCTGGCTAATTTGCTCATTTGCAATCCACCCTATGTCCGACATCATCACTTAAGCAAAGTTGAGAAGCTGCGGTTGCACAATAAAACTTCGCAAACAACTGGTATAAAGCTAAGTGGGTTAGCTGGGCTTTACTGTCATTTCTTGTGTATTTCAGATGCGTGGATGGCTGAAAATGCTCTAGCGGGATGGCTAATACCCAGTGGATTTATGGATGTGAATTATGGACAGCAAATTAAAGAGTACCTGCTCAATCGTGTCACTTTGCTGCGTATTCATCGCTTTTATCCAAAAGATGTGCAGTTTGAAGATGCACTGGTGTCATCAGCAGTAGTTTGGTTCAAGAAAGTTTTGCCACCAACCCATCATACTGTTGAGTTTACCTACGGCGGGAGTTTGGCTTCCCCACTCGTTCGAGAGCAGGTTTTGGTGGATGTTTTAAGCTCAACAGCTAAGTGGACTCGGTTTGGAGGGGCGTCTGGTAGCCCCACTTCCAAGTTCAAGCCCGTGTTGCTTCAGGATTTATTTACCATAAAACGCGGTTTGGCAACGGGCGCTAACAATTTTTTTGTGCTGACACCAGAGCAAGTTTCGCTTCACCGACTCCCGACTGAGTTTTTAAAACCAATTCTACCCAGTCCGCGTTGTTTATCAGTTGATGAGATTGAAGCTGATCGCGTTGGAAATCCAGTTTTAGATCGCCAGCTATTTCTGCTCAGGTGCGATTTACCTAATTTTGAGGTGGAAGCGAAGTATCCCGCGCTTTGGAAATATCTTCAACTGGGAGTCAAGAATGGAATTAGCGATCGCTATCTATGCAAACATCGCTCTCCTTGGTACGTGCAGGAAAACCGACCCCCCTCACCATTTCTTTGTACCTACATGGGGCGTGTTGATACCCATCGGGCAAAACCTTTTCGATTTATCTTGAATCATTCAATGGCGACAGCAACCAACGTCTACTTAATGTTGTATCCCAAACCTGCTTTAGCTGACGCATTGTCAAAGAAGCCAGAACTGTTTAAGAAGGTATGGCTAGCGCTCAATGAAATTAAGAGTGAAGTGCTGATGGGTGAGGGTCGAGTGTATGGCGGTGGATTGCACAAGCTGGAGCCAAAGGAACTAGGGCTAGCTCCCGCAGATAAAATTTTTGAGATTTTGAGCCAGCATCAAGCGATGTGTCTGTAA